A segment of the Sanyastnella coralliicola genome:
ACCTTGTTCGATCGAGATCACCACAGTCTTTTCATTCATCTCCACGATCTTACCGTGAACTCCGCCGATGGTAACGACCTTATCACCTTTAGAAAGTGATTCACGGAACTTCTTCGCTTCTTTCTGACGCTTCATTTGCGGACGAAGCATGAAGAAGTACATGATGATGAACATACCTCCAAGGAGGATAAGGAACTGGTATGGATTTCCTTCTGGAGCAGCTTCTGCTTGAAGGAGGATGGTGAGCAGGTTGGTCA
Coding sequences within it:
- the yajC gene encoding preprotein translocase subunit YajC, producing MTNLLTILLQAEAAPEGNPYQFLILLGGMFIIMYFFMLRPQMKRQKEAKKFRESLSKGDKVVTIGGVHGKIVEMNEKTVVISIEQGKMRVERSAISPNQTVSEQDMQQNS